One Populus nigra chromosome 16, ddPopNigr1.1, whole genome shotgun sequence genomic window, CAATTTTACAGAAAGTCCCCTAATCACTACAAAAATCTCATTCATTCTGTGGACGGGATCCAATTTTAGAATTCAACACAACAAATTCCATATTTTGCAACTGTCATAACAGTCTGCCTTCTGGCTCGGTGCACAGCCttgattatttctttcttccaacattaataaatgaacaaaaaactGTGGCTGAACACTTCGAACTGAAATTGCACTTCTAAGGTTTCCTTTGATTCATGCTTCTTGGAACAGGTAGGTGCTCTGCTTTATGTTCGAGTTGTGAAGGCAAATCCTGGAAAGTAATGCTGAGCTCACCAACATGTCCGGTTCTTGAGGCACTTGGCAAGAAGCTCTCCTTTGAGATAGCTGTTGGCTTAAATGGCCGTGTTTGGGTATGACTTTTTTGTGCTGTATTATGATATTGATTTCCAATTTTTTCTTCCACTCACTTTTCATTCATCCTTCTCTCACTCTCGCATCTTCCCCTGCTTTAGGCATGTTTGCCTACTTTCATGTCCACAAGACTGCTCTGTTTTGCTTGTGTTGAAAAGTCCTACTTCTATTAATATAACCTTTTGTTTTTCGTGTTTGAATATAGGTGAAAGCTGATTCTCCATCAACAGCTATTATTGTTGTCAATGCAATTATGAAGTCGGAGTCTTTGAGTGGGGCACAGCAGAAAATTACGGCAGAGAAATTACTTCAGAAAATTCAGGTAAATTCATGGCATTTATGATTCAACCCCCTACACTTAGTCCTGTCAtccttgctttcttttttgcttttttcaatcatattttCTGAACTTCAGTAACTGCAGAATGATTAGAGAAGACTGCAAACGTTGTTTCTTGGATCCACGATGGTCATTAATCGGAAGGGGCAGGGTCATGTACGCAGAAGTTTGAAGACACCGACTGTCACCAGCTCATAGTTTTGGAGGCCTATAATGGCAAGTACTTCTTGAATGTACATTAACACTACTTTTGAAGCCTTATTTTCCCATTTACTTTGGGTTTAGAAGATGATTAAGCTGAGGATTCTGATTGAATCTCTCCAAGTGCGTCTATCAGTCAGCATTTGTAATTGTGGATATGCTGAGGCATTGAATCTTATTGAAACTGGTTAATTATTTTGAGCCCGTAATGTGTAAGTAATTTGTCAAGAATCATGAACACATACTTCCTTGCATTATTTATCTTGTCTTGAGGAACCTCCACTAGATAATCCAAGTTCTCATTGAGTCCATTTGTGACCACAACGCCAGTTGGTATTAGCTGTGTTGGAACAGGAGGATTTCCAAGACATAACCCTTGAGAAATAAGAGTCGGTTCATTCGGCGGTCAAAACACCATGAGGTGCAGGTAACATATGCCTCCTCCCCTTCGTTATCCTGCAACTCCGAGACCCACTCCTAGATTGTCTGGGACTACAAAGACAAAGCACTGGACATGATGAAAGGAGATCTATGGACGATAACTTTGATCGTTGGTTGTGTAGCatgtttttggaaaaaagaagaagctcctTGCTGGTTCCTCGAGACAAGATAAATAAAGCAGGGCTATAGAGAAATGATTACCTTAAGAGGACTAACCccatcacaataaaaaaaaaatccattatattaatattaatgctGATCTTTTACACAATATTAGAAATATCTTTTTACGTTATTAGTACTGTCAGACAAATAATAGAGTTGtaaaagaattttatattttattatgtacATAACATTAACATTagaaataatctttttatagcactaatatcaattaaaatatatctaatttgTAGAggattttcatatatatatatatatatatagggatgTAGGAAAATAATTACTCTAAGCTTTTAGCATCTTGGGTTAAGGGTTTTGATAATCTCATGACTTAACATGGGGTTAATAAAAACCATCGATTATATGTTTTGATCTGGAATGATTCTAAACCCAAGAATGTTGGGTCTGCATCTTTTCAGGCCCAAACATCTTTTCAGGCCCAAACACGCTTGGTCTCAGCGCATAGTCAAATATAAAGGAATTGAATTTGTTATCTTGCTAGACCGACAAGCATTTGGGCTCAATGTGTAGTCGAGCCTAatagagttgagttgagtttgATATCTTTCCAGACTCACAAGTATTTGTGTAAGCATGTAGCTGGCTCCAAAGGTGTTGGGTCTGATGTTTTGCTAGACCCATGAGTGCTTGGACTTCACACTTATACGAGCCTAATAGAGTTGGGTATGACATCTTGCCAGACCCATAGACGTTTGGGCTTAGCACTTAGATAAGCCCAAGGGTGTTGGGTCTAATATCTTGCCAGACCCACGAGCGTTTGGGTTCAGCGCGTAGCCAAACCCATTGGTGTTGGGGCTAGTGTATTGCCAGATCCACAAGCGTTTGTGTTTAGCACATTATTTAACTTAAAGGTGTTGAGTCTGATATCTTACCAGATCCATGAGCGTTTGGGCTCAACGCGTAGCCAAGCCCATTGGTGTGTGGGGCTGGTGTATTGCTAGATCCACAAACATTTGTGTTTCGCACATGATTGGACTTAAGGGTGTtgagtttgatattttattagacCCATAGATGTTTGAGCTTAGCACGTAGCTGAGCCTAAGAATTTTGTGTCCTCACCTTGTCCATTTCCTCTATTTATGGGCCTTTAAAGAAAGTGAGTTATGTATAAAATATGTAGATGCATCACTTTTAATTactcttaattttaataatatttttttaattgagatccTCTCATGCTTTCTTATATAATGGCttgttatatttattggatATGAGTAATTGCActataaaagtaataataactgaacttttattattttatttttttatctaatttaaattattgaattcaaaACTGATAATGACATAAATACTTAATTTTcaacatatatacatatttgcCATATTATTATACTACTACTCTAAaacaactgttttttttttggtgttttaatgTTCATATGAATAGTAaagc contains:
- the LOC133675043 gene encoding exosome complex component rrp40-like isoform X1, which produces MLLGTGRCSALCSSCEGKSWKVMLSSPTCPVLEALGKKLSFEIAVGLNGRVWVKADSPSTAIIVVNAIMKSESLSGAQQKITAEKLLQKIQND
- the LOC133675043 gene encoding exosome complex component rrp40-like isoform X2; this translates as MLLGTGRCSALCSSCEGKSWKVMLSSPTCPVLEALGKKLSFEIAVGLNGRVWVKADSPSTAIIVVNAIMKSESLSGAQQKITAEKLLQKIQ